In Paenibacillus kyungheensis, the following are encoded in one genomic region:
- a CDS encoding DUF72 domain-containing protein, with translation MIEIGLTGFGDHPELYGKIKAPERLPTYSEHFPIVEIDSSFYAVQPVKNVTKWVEQTPDHFGFVFKAYQGMTGHLRGKKNYFDTKEEMFQAFHVSLQPAIDAGKLRMALFQYPPWFECNRDNVDTLRETRELMGDIPCALEFRNQTWYMPEFREKTLDFMRKEDWIHTIVDEPQAGMGSIPIITAATSKQATYVRMHGRNVDGWHKSSDPNWRKLRYLYKYNTEELTEWRDRLLEIQNQSEHVYVVFNNNSAGDATPNAKELIEMLADKNVLSEKHDIGSSSS, from the coding sequence ATGATTGAGATCGGACTTACCGGATTCGGAGATCATCCCGAACTCTATGGCAAAATCAAAGCGCCAGAACGATTACCTACGTATAGTGAACATTTTCCTATCGTTGAAATAGATAGTTCGTTTTATGCCGTTCAACCTGTCAAAAATGTAACCAAATGGGTAGAACAGACGCCTGATCATTTTGGGTTTGTATTCAAAGCGTATCAAGGGATGACCGGACATTTACGCGGGAAAAAGAACTATTTCGATACCAAAGAAGAAATGTTCCAAGCATTCCATGTGTCGTTGCAACCGGCGATCGATGCAGGCAAATTAAGGATGGCATTATTTCAATATCCACCGTGGTTTGAATGTAATCGTGACAATGTCGATACCCTGCGCGAAACACGTGAACTCATGGGCGATATTCCTTGTGCTTTAGAATTTCGTAATCAAACCTGGTATATGCCAGAATTCCGCGAAAAGACACTGGACTTTATGCGTAAAGAAGATTGGATTCATACGATTGTTGATGAACCTCAAGCAGGCATGGGCTCGATTCCGATCATTACCGCCGCTACTTCCAAACAAGCAACCTATGTACGTATGCATGGACGCAATGTAGATGGCTGGCACAAAAGTAGTGATCCAAATTGGCGCAAGCTCAGATATCTGTATAAGTACAATACCGAAGAGTTAACAGAATGGCGGGATCGACTGCTAGAGATTCAGAACCAGTCCGAACATGTCTATGTGGTATTCAATAACAATTCGGCTGGCGATGCGACGCCAAATGCCAAAGAGTTAATTGAGATGTTAGCTGACAAAAATGTGTTGTCTGAAAAACATGATATCGGAAGTTCTTCATCATAA